One window of Myripristis murdjan chromosome 8, fMyrMur1.1, whole genome shotgun sequence genomic DNA carries:
- the cd9r gene encoding CD9 antigen isoform X1, producing the protein MGLDGCGLVCKYVLVVFNIIFAVVGLAFLGLGLWLRFSNDTRGIFEIEALNSSAFVIGVTVLITLGSVMLLVVAFGDYGACNENRCALQVFSGLLAFLASAEIVVGVLAYSNSDEVGQHFAEFYTSMYALYIKNGDPVIAITLTFIHDRLHCCGVTGVVVLEIAKKTCPKPDGILEHIAMPNCPGVIANVFDRKAPLVMGVFIGTGALLLIALICSATLSKKIRLAAASPAQYIILASSPSSNLYPQHGLVSPSQLPPDQDPVVFTPLTAANIPVAVA; encoded by the exons ATGGGCTTGGACGGATGTGGCCTGGTGTGCAAATATGTCCTGGTCGTTTTCAACATCATCTTTGCG GTGGTGGGGTTGGCCTTTCTGGGACTTGGCCTGTGGCTGAGATTCAGCAATGATACAAGAGGCATCTTTGAAATTGAGGCCCTCAACTCAAGTGCATTTGTTATTG GTGTGACAGTGCTGATCACTCTCGGTTCAGTGATGCTACTTGTGGTTGCCTTTGGGGACTACGGCGCCTGCAATGAGAACAGATGTGCTCTTCAAGTG TTCTCTGGTCTCCTGGCGTTTCTGGCTTCAGCTGAAATTGTAGTTGGAGTGCTGGCCTACTCCAACAGTGATGAG GTCGGGCAACACTTTGCAGAGTTCTACACCAGTATGTACGCTCTGTACATCAAAAATGGAGACCCAGTCATCGCCATCACTCTCACGTTCATCCACGATAGG CTCCACTGCTGTGGAGTGACTGGTGTGGTGGTGTTGGAGATTGCTAAGAAGACTTGCCCCAAGCCAGATGGCATCCTGGAGCACATTGCCATGCCT AATTGCCCCGGAGTCATTGCAAATGTCTTTGACAGAAAAGCACCACTGGTGATGGGCGTCTTCATTGGAACCGGAGCTCTTTTG TTAATAGCTCTGATTTGCAGTGCAACCCTCAGTAAAAAGATTCGTCTTGCTGCCGCTTCACCTGCTCAGTACATCATCCTGGCTTCCTCCCCTTCTTCCAACCTGTACCCTCAGCATGGCCTGGTCTCCCCCTCCCAGCTGCCCCCTGACCAAGACCCAGTGGTGTTCACTCCCCTCACCGCAGCTAATATCCCCGTGGCTGTGGCTTAG